A section of the Streptomyces sp. Je 1-369 genome encodes:
- a CDS encoding M4 family metallopeptidase, giving the protein MTVNPRAFEPVFCTIVPPHVLDTLAQSQDPALASPARRTLERDSIERTHRRLTTVIGAPSVSAPKEAAAGKPHRTIYDAKHRTELPGRKVRGEGDKPGKDATVNRAYAGLGATFELFQKSYERNSIDGSGLPLTATVHYGEEYGNAFWNGEQMVFGDGDNEIFLDFTIPVDVIGHELTHGVVQYTANLTYFGQPGALNESMADVFGSMIKQYTLGQTATEADWLIGAGLLAPRVTGKALRSMKEPGTAYDDDVLGKDPQPADMDHYVRTGRDNGGVHINSGIPNRAFFLVADALGGHSWERAGQIWYAVLTGGELAQDASFTDFAKLTVAAARTKYGDGDELKAVIDAWSTVKVPATD; this is encoded by the coding sequence ATGACCGTCAACCCACGAGCCTTCGAGCCCGTCTTCTGCACCATCGTGCCGCCCCACGTCCTGGACACGCTCGCCCAGAGCCAGGACCCCGCGCTCGCCTCGCCCGCCCGCCGCACCCTGGAGCGGGACTCCATCGAGCGCACGCACCGCCGCCTGACGACCGTCATCGGCGCGCCCTCCGTCTCCGCCCCCAAGGAAGCAGCGGCGGGCAAGCCGCACCGCACGATCTACGACGCCAAGCACCGCACCGAGCTCCCGGGCCGCAAGGTGCGCGGCGAGGGCGACAAGCCCGGCAAGGACGCCACCGTCAACCGTGCGTACGCGGGTCTGGGTGCGACCTTCGAGCTGTTCCAGAAGTCGTACGAGCGCAACTCCATCGACGGCAGCGGCCTGCCGCTGACCGCGACGGTCCACTACGGCGAGGAGTACGGGAACGCCTTCTGGAACGGCGAACAGATGGTGTTCGGCGACGGCGACAACGAGATCTTCCTCGACTTCACCATCCCCGTGGACGTCATCGGCCACGAGCTCACCCACGGCGTGGTCCAGTACACGGCGAACCTCACGTACTTCGGCCAGCCGGGCGCCCTGAACGAGTCGATGGCGGACGTCTTCGGCTCGATGATCAAGCAGTACACGCTGGGCCAGACCGCCACCGAGGCCGACTGGCTGATCGGCGCGGGCCTGCTCGCCCCGCGCGTCACCGGCAAGGCGCTGCGCTCCATGAAGGAGCCCGGCACGGCGTACGACGACGACGTGCTCGGCAAGGACCCGCAGCCCGCCGACATGGACCACTACGTGCGCACGGGCCGCGACAACGGCGGCGTGCACATCAACTCCGGCATCCCCAACCGCGCGTTCTTCCTGGTCGCCGACGCCCTCGGCGGTCACTCGTGGGAGCGGGCGGGACAGATCTGGTACGCGGTCCTGACCGGCGGCGAGCTGGCGCAGGACGCCTCCTTCACCGACTTCGCGAAGCTGACGGTGGCCGCCGCGCGCACGAAGTACGGCGACGGGGACGAGCTCAAGGCCGTCATCGACGCGTGGTCCACGGTCAAGGTCCCCGCGACCGACTGA
- a CDS encoding protealysin inhibitor emfourin — protein MRIQVKRTGGFAGIDRHAEVDTSELADAPEWHALAEQAVAEGRSAPPIGVPDGFNYQLTVDGQTVYCSDPRLTEPQRKLISRVLKEGS, from the coding sequence ATGCGTATCCAGGTGAAGCGGACCGGAGGATTCGCGGGCATCGACCGGCACGCCGAGGTGGACACCTCGGAGCTGGCCGATGCCCCGGAATGGCACGCCCTGGCCGAACAGGCCGTGGCCGAGGGACGGAGCGCCCCGCCCATAGGGGTGCCGGACGGCTTCAACTACCAGCTGACGGTCGACGGGCAGACGGTGTACTGCTCGGACCCGCGACTGACGGAGCCGCAGCGGAAGCTGATCTCACGAGTGCTGAAGGAGGGCTCGTAG
- a CDS encoding GH1 family beta-glucosidase, producing the protein MAASAAPARPPFPEFPRDFLWGVSTSAHQIEGAADERGASVWDAFTAVPGNVKDGSTAAVACDHYHRYREDVALVRDLGVDAYRFSVSWPRVLPTGAGAVNPEGLDFYDRLVDELCAAGVRPVPTLFHWDTPLVVQQAGGWLNRRTAERFAEYAAVVAARIGDRVTKWITLNEPAEHTLLGHALGGHAPGERLLFDALPAAHHQLLAHGLAVRALRAAGARDIGIANSHGPTWPASDAENDTAAADFYDLLLNRLFADPLLLGAYPEGIGELMPSQDLAADLKVISEPLDWYGINFYQPTKVGAPLPEGTAAEFAGITLPPELPFSPRRIDGFPVTDFGWPVVPDALPELLTAFRDRYGDRLPPLVITENGCSYDGLDDQDRIAYLDGHLRALHRALEAGADVRGYFIWSLIDNFEWAEGYRQRFGLVHVDHATQVRTPKASYHWLREALRAR; encoded by the coding sequence ATGGCAGCGAGCGCGGCACCGGCGAGACCACCGTTCCCTGAGTTCCCCCGCGACTTCCTGTGGGGCGTCTCCACATCGGCCCACCAGATCGAGGGCGCCGCCGACGAGCGCGGCGCCTCCGTCTGGGACGCGTTCACGGCCGTGCCGGGCAACGTGAAGGACGGCTCGACGGCAGCGGTGGCCTGCGACCACTACCACCGCTACCGCGAGGACGTGGCGCTCGTCCGCGACCTCGGCGTCGACGCCTACCGCTTCTCGGTCTCGTGGCCGCGCGTGCTGCCCACCGGGGCGGGCGCGGTGAACCCGGAGGGCCTCGACTTCTACGACCGCCTCGTCGACGAGCTGTGCGCGGCCGGCGTACGCCCCGTCCCCACCCTCTTCCACTGGGACACCCCGCTCGTCGTCCAGCAGGCGGGCGGCTGGCTGAACCGGCGCACCGCCGAACGCTTCGCCGAGTACGCGGCGGTCGTCGCGGCCCGCATCGGCGACCGCGTCACCAAGTGGATCACCCTCAACGAACCGGCGGAGCACACCCTGCTCGGCCACGCCCTCGGCGGGCACGCCCCCGGCGAACGGCTCCTGTTCGACGCGCTGCCCGCCGCCCACCACCAGCTCCTCGCGCACGGCCTCGCCGTACGGGCGCTGCGCGCGGCCGGCGCCCGCGACATCGGCATCGCCAACTCGCACGGCCCGACCTGGCCCGCCTCCGACGCCGAGAACGACACGGCCGCCGCGGACTTCTACGACCTGCTCCTCAACCGCCTCTTCGCGGACCCGCTGCTCCTCGGCGCCTACCCGGAGGGCATCGGCGAGCTGATGCCCTCGCAGGACCTCGCGGCGGACCTGAAGGTGATCTCCGAGCCGCTCGACTGGTACGGGATCAACTTCTACCAGCCGACGAAGGTGGGAGCGCCGCTCCCCGAGGGCACGGCGGCGGAGTTCGCGGGCATCACGCTCCCACCCGAACTCCCCTTCTCACCGCGGCGGATCGACGGCTTTCCCGTCACGGACTTCGGCTGGCCGGTCGTCCCCGACGCCCTCCCCGAACTCCTCACCGCCTTCCGCGACCGGTACGGCGACCGGCTCCCGCCCCTCGTCATCACCGAGAACGGCTGCTCGTACGACGGACTCGACGACCAGGACCGCATCGCCTACCTCGACGGCCACCTGCGGGCGCTGCACCGGGCGCTGGAGGCGGGGGCGGACGTGCGGGGCTACTTCATCTGGTCGCTGATCGACAACTTCGAGTGGGCGGAGGGGTACCGGCAGCGGTTCGGTCTCGTCCACGTCGACCACGCCACGCAGGTGCGCACTCCGAAGGCCTCGTACCACTGGCTGCGCGAGGCCCTGCGGGCGCGGTGA
- the era gene encoding GTPase Era, producing MGAMSVRTPSSAEPSEAVHRAGFACFVGRPNAGKSTLTNALVGKKVAITADQPQTTRHTVRGIVHRPDAQMILVDTPGLHKPRTLLGERLNDVVRTTWAEVDVIGFCLPANEKLGPGDRFIAKELASIKKTPKIAIVTKTDLVDSKTLAEQLIAIDQLGTELGFEWAEIVPVSAVGDQQVGLLADLIVPLLPEGPALYPEGDLTDEPEQVMVAELIREAALEGVRDELPHSIAVVVEEMLPREDRPADKPLLDIHAFVYIERPSQKGIIIGPKGKRLKDVGIKSRKQIEALLGTPVFLDLHVKVAKDWQRDPRQLRKLGF from the coding sequence ATGGGCGCCATGAGCGTTCGTACCCCGTCTTCAGCCGAGCCGTCCGAGGCCGTCCACCGCGCCGGCTTCGCCTGCTTCGTCGGCCGCCCCAACGCGGGCAAGTCCACCCTCACGAACGCTCTGGTCGGCAAGAAGGTGGCGATCACCGCCGACCAGCCGCAGACCACGCGGCACACGGTGCGCGGCATCGTGCACCGGCCCGACGCCCAGATGATCCTGGTCGACACCCCCGGGCTCCACAAGCCGCGCACGCTGCTCGGCGAGCGGCTCAACGACGTCGTGCGCACGACGTGGGCCGAGGTCGACGTGATCGGCTTCTGCCTGCCCGCGAACGAGAAGCTCGGCCCCGGCGACCGGTTCATCGCCAAGGAGCTCGCCTCCATCAAGAAGACGCCGAAGATCGCGATCGTCACCAAGACGGACCTGGTCGACAGCAAGACGCTCGCCGAGCAGCTCATCGCCATCGACCAGCTCGGCACGGAGCTCGGCTTCGAGTGGGCCGAGATCGTGCCGGTGTCGGCGGTCGGCGACCAGCAGGTCGGCCTGCTCGCCGACCTCATCGTGCCGCTGCTGCCCGAGGGCCCCGCGCTCTACCCCGAGGGCGACCTCACGGACGAGCCCGAGCAGGTCATGGTCGCGGAGCTGATCCGCGAGGCGGCGCTGGAAGGCGTGCGGGACGAGCTGCCGCACTCCATCGCGGTCGTGGTCGAGGAGATGCTGCCCCGCGAGGACCGTCCCGCCGACAAGCCGCTGCTCGACATCCACGCGTTCGTCTACATCGAGCGGCCCAGCCAGAAGGGCATCATCATCGGCCCGAAGGGCAAGCGGCTCAAGGACGTCGGCATCAAGTCCCGCAAGCAGATCGAGGCGCTCCTCGGCACGCCGGTCTTCCTGGACCTGCACGTCAAGGTCGCGAAGGACTGGCAGCGGGACCCGCGCCAGCTGCGCAAGCTCGGGTTCTGA
- a CDS encoding cytidine deaminase: MTESAALDPEDRKIVTLARSARARNGVPEGAAVRDETGRTYVAGTVALDSLKLSALRTAVAMAVASGAESLEAAAVVSGSDAVADEDLAAVRDLGGAGTPVFLAGADGEVRARVEAG; encoded by the coding sequence ATGACTGAGAGCGCCGCGCTTGACCCCGAGGACCGCAAGATCGTCACCCTGGCCCGTTCCGCCCGGGCCCGCAACGGAGTGCCCGAGGGGGCGGCGGTGCGGGACGAGACGGGACGTACGTATGTGGCGGGAACGGTCGCTCTCGACTCCCTCAAGCTGTCCGCGCTGAGGACGGCGGTCGCCATGGCCGTGGCGTCCGGGGCGGAATCGCTGGAGGCGGCCGCGGTCGTCTCCGGGTCGGACGCGGTCGCCGACGAGGATCTCGCCGCAGTACGGGACCTGGGCGGGGCCGGGACGCCGGTGTTCCTGGCGGGGGCGGACGGCGAGGTCCGGGCGCGGGTCGAGGCGGGCTGA
- a CDS encoding helix-turn-helix transcriptional regulator: MAAAVPVTSDADASKARRLGELREFLMSRRARVSPAEAGLPDGGARRRTPGLRREEVAVLAGVGASWYQWLEQGRDISVSPQVLDSVARVLKLSGAERRHLYVLSGLNPPRPEVARDDQEMCEGLHRLIDTWMPQPAHIMDAYWNCVMYNDAAASVLGMRSETSENCLLTFFTDPIYRARARSWQRNAPQVVAMYRAACSEHPDDDGFAAVIAGAKSVSSEFVELWERRDILPGGQVAKEIEHPVVGTLFLESTQLKVPARPDLTIVLHTPMPDAEVDTAGKLAWLASPEGRRGSIYPVAG; this comes from the coding sequence ATGGCAGCAGCAGTGCCGGTCACGTCGGACGCGGACGCCTCGAAGGCGCGGCGGCTCGGGGAGCTCCGGGAGTTCCTGATGAGCAGGCGCGCGCGGGTCAGCCCCGCGGAGGCCGGGCTTCCGGACGGCGGGGCCCGCCGCCGCACGCCGGGTCTGCGCCGTGAAGAGGTCGCCGTGCTCGCCGGGGTCGGGGCGTCCTGGTACCAGTGGCTGGAGCAGGGCCGTGACATCTCCGTGTCGCCGCAGGTCCTCGACTCCGTGGCGCGCGTCCTCAAGCTGAGCGGCGCCGAGCGGCGCCATCTGTACGTACTGTCCGGGCTCAACCCGCCGCGGCCCGAGGTCGCCAGGGACGACCAGGAGATGTGCGAGGGGCTGCACCGGCTCATCGACACGTGGATGCCGCAGCCCGCGCACATCATGGACGCGTACTGGAACTGCGTCATGTACAACGACGCGGCCGCGTCCGTGCTCGGGATGCGCTCGGAGACGTCCGAGAACTGTCTGCTCACCTTCTTCACCGACCCCATCTACCGGGCCCGCGCGCGGAGCTGGCAGCGGAACGCGCCGCAGGTCGTGGCGATGTACCGGGCGGCGTGCTCGGAGCATCCCGACGACGACGGGTTCGCCGCGGTGATCGCCGGGGCGAAGTCGGTGAGCTCCGAGTTCGTGGAGCTGTGGGAGCGGCGGGACATCCTGCCCGGCGGGCAGGTCGCCAAGGAGATCGAGCACCCGGTGGTGGGAACGCTGTTCCTCGAGTCGACGCAACTGAAGGTGCCGGCCAGGCCCGACCTCACGATCGTGCTGCACACGCCGATGCCGGACGCCGAGGTGGACACGGCGGGCAAGCTGGCGTGGCTGGCCTCGCCCGAGGGGCGGCGCGGGTCCATCTATCCGGTCGCCGGGTAG
- a CDS encoding MFS transporter — protein sequence MAIDTPTAPSPQAAPPAPQPRGPKLSTRDKLVLFVLCAAQFMVALDFSVLNVALPVLGPDLGMSHSALQWAVTAFALPSGGFLLLFGRTGDLFGRRKLFLAGLALFGLASLLATFAWNPTSFLAGRALQGVGAAAIVPTGMSLLTTTFPEGPQRDRALGISGTLLSLGFTVGMVLGGVLTDTLGWRSTMGLLTLFALIVLPLAPGLLPESRTPDRPRLDIPGAVTVTGGLLSLIYALSTAAQRGFGGTDVIATLVAGVLLLALFGYVESRAASPLVSLPMLRRRTVAWGNLGGLVTFSMMTTVVFVLTLYFQEVLRLSAFETGLVFGVQGVLSVVAGVYASRIIGRFGARRTLVGSLVGQGVLGAALLGIGEGGYSVWLATAAVSVASMFHLGAIVSYGVTVTSGVPDEEQGLATGLVTSTQQVGLTIGIPVLGVLATTGSDLLSGTRTVLAIDAAVVLVTAAAVAVGLGGRRKRA from the coding sequence ATGGCGATAGACACCCCCACTGCCCCGTCCCCCCAGGCCGCACCACCGGCGCCGCAGCCGCGCGGCCCGAAGCTCTCCACCCGCGACAAGCTCGTCCTCTTCGTGCTCTGCGCCGCGCAGTTCATGGTCGCGCTCGACTTCTCCGTACTGAACGTCGCACTGCCCGTGCTCGGCCCCGACCTCGGCATGAGCCACTCCGCGCTGCAGTGGGCGGTGACCGCCTTCGCGCTGCCGTCCGGCGGCTTCCTGCTCCTGTTCGGCAGGACCGGCGACCTCTTCGGACGCCGCAAGCTGTTCCTCGCCGGACTCGCGCTCTTCGGCCTGGCCTCGCTGCTCGCCACGTTCGCGTGGAACCCGACGTCGTTCCTCGCCGGACGCGCGCTCCAGGGCGTGGGCGCGGCGGCCATCGTGCCGACCGGCATGTCCCTCCTGACGACCACGTTCCCCGAGGGCCCCCAGCGCGACCGGGCGCTCGGCATCTCCGGCACGCTGCTCTCGCTCGGCTTCACGGTCGGCATGGTGCTGGGCGGCGTACTGACCGACACTCTCGGCTGGCGTTCCACGATGGGCCTGCTGACCCTCTTCGCCCTGATCGTGCTGCCGCTCGCGCCGGGCCTGCTGCCCGAGTCCCGTACCCCGGACCGCCCGCGCCTTGACATCCCCGGCGCCGTGACGGTCACCGGCGGCCTGCTCTCCCTGATCTACGCACTCTCCACGGCGGCCCAGCGCGGCTTCGGCGGCACGGACGTCATCGCCACACTCGTGGCGGGCGTGCTCCTGCTGGCCCTCTTCGGCTACGTCGAGTCGCGCGCCGCGTCTCCGCTCGTCTCCCTGCCGATGCTGCGCCGCCGCACGGTGGCGTGGGGCAACCTCGGCGGTCTGGTCACGTTCTCGATGATGACGACGGTCGTCTTCGTGCTGACCCTCTACTTCCAGGAGGTCCTGCGCCTCTCGGCCTTCGAGACCGGCCTGGTCTTCGGCGTGCAGGGCGTCCTGTCGGTGGTCGCGGGCGTGTACGCGTCGAGGATCATCGGCCGCTTCGGCGCCCGCCGCACGCTGGTCGGTTCGCTGGTCGGGCAGGGCGTGCTGGGGGCCGCGCTGCTCGGCATCGGCGAGGGCGGCTATTCGGTGTGGCTGGCCACTGCCGCGGTGTCGGTGGCGAGCATGTTCCACCTGGGCGCGATCGTGTCGTACGGCGTGACGGTCACGTCGGGCGTCCCCGACGAGGAGCAGGGCCTGGCGACGGGCCTCGTCACCTCCACCCAGCAAGTGGGCCTCACCATCGGCATCCCGGTCCTCGGCGTCCTCGCGACGACGGGCTCGGACCTCCTTTCGGGCACGCGGACGGTGCTCGCGATCGACGCGGCGGTGGTGCTCGTGACAGCGGCCGCGGTGGCGGTGGGCCTCGGCGGACGACGCAAGCGCGCGTGA
- a CDS encoding MmcQ/YjbR family DNA-binding protein has protein sequence MTPEDLRAFCLSFNDAVEEFPFGPEASVFKVAGKMFALTALDGRPLTVNLKCEPDIADRLRAAHPEIVPGWYMNKRHWNTVTVDGGLPDRQVRELIEDSYDLVVAKLPRAERLRLDRP, from the coding sequence GTGACGCCCGAGGACCTGCGCGCGTTCTGCCTCTCCTTCAATGACGCGGTGGAGGAGTTCCCCTTCGGTCCGGAGGCGTCGGTCTTCAAGGTGGCGGGGAAGATGTTCGCGCTCACGGCCCTCGACGGGCGTCCGCTCACCGTCAATCTGAAGTGCGAGCCGGACATCGCCGACCGGCTGCGGGCGGCGCACCCGGAGATCGTGCCGGGCTGGTACATGAACAAACGCCACTGGAACACGGTGACCGTCGACGGCGGCCTGCCCGACCGGCAGGTCCGGGAGCTCATCGAGGACTCGTACGACTTGGTGGTGGCGAAACTGCCCCGGGCGGAGCGGCTGCGGCTCGACCGTCCCTGA
- a CDS encoding hemolysin family protein, with the protein MNPQLIAGAVALVVVAWLAACAEAGIARVSSFRADEAVRSGRRGSAKLAQVAADPTRYLNVALLVRVACEMAASALVTYACLQEFAETWHALAVAIGVMVLVSYVAVGVSPRTIGRQHPLNTATAASYVLLPLARIMGPIPPLLILIGNALTPGKGFRRGPFASEAELRAMVDLAEKESLIEDEERRMVHSVFELGDTLVREVMVPRTDLVAIERFKTIRQALTLALRSGFSRIPVTGESEDDIVGMVYLKDLARKTHINRDSESELVSTAMRPATFVPDTKNAGDLLREMQQERNHVAVVIDEYGGTAGIVTIEDILEEIVGEITDEYDRELPPVEELADGCYRVTARLDIGDLGELFGFDEFDDEDVETVGGLLAKQLGRVPIAGASATVPLPDARELKLTAESAAGRRNRIMTVLVEPVTDDSGAHPEPGAEQEKPGETG; encoded by the coding sequence ATGAATCCTCAGCTGATCGCCGGCGCGGTCGCCCTGGTCGTCGTGGCCTGGCTCGCGGCGTGCGCCGAGGCGGGCATCGCCCGCGTCTCCAGCTTCCGCGCCGACGAGGCGGTCCGCTCCGGGCGGCGCGGCAGCGCGAAGCTCGCGCAGGTCGCCGCCGACCCGACGCGTTACCTCAACGTGGCGCTGCTCGTGCGGGTGGCGTGCGAGATGGCCGCGTCGGCCCTGGTGACGTACGCCTGCCTCCAGGAGTTCGCCGAGACCTGGCACGCCCTCGCGGTCGCCATCGGCGTGATGGTCCTGGTCAGCTATGTCGCCGTGGGAGTGTCCCCCCGTACGATCGGCCGCCAGCACCCGCTGAACACGGCGACCGCCGCGTCCTACGTCCTGCTGCCGCTCGCCAGGATCATGGGCCCGATCCCGCCGCTCCTGATCCTCATCGGCAACGCGCTCACGCCCGGCAAGGGCTTCCGGCGCGGCCCGTTCGCCTCCGAGGCCGAGCTGCGCGCGATGGTCGACCTCGCCGAGAAGGAGTCGCTGATCGAGGACGAGGAGCGGCGCATGGTCCACTCCGTCTTCGAGCTGGGCGACACGCTCGTACGGGAGGTCATGGTCCCGCGCACGGACCTGGTCGCCATCGAGCGGTTCAAGACGATCCGCCAGGCCCTCACCCTCGCCCTGCGCTCCGGCTTCTCGCGCATACCGGTGACGGGTGAGAGCGAGGACGACATCGTCGGCATGGTCTACCTGAAGGACCTGGCCCGCAAGACGCACATCAACCGCGACAGCGAGTCCGAGCTGGTGTCGACGGCGATGCGCCCGGCCACCTTCGTCCCGGACACGAAGAACGCGGGCGACCTGCTGCGCGAGATGCAGCAGGAGCGCAACCACGTGGCCGTCGTCATCGACGAGTACGGCGGCACGGCGGGCATCGTCACCATCGAGGACATCCTCGAGGAGATCGTCGGCGAGATCACCGACGAGTACGACCGTGAGCTGCCGCCCGTCGAGGAGCTGGCCGACGGCTGCTACCGCGTGACGGCCCGCCTCGACATCGGCGACCTCGGGGAGCTCTTCGGGTTCGACGAGTTCGACGACGAGGACGTGGAGACCGTCGGCGGCCTCCTCGCCAAGCAGCTGGGCCGCGTCCCGATCGCGGGCGCCTCCGCGACCGTGCCGCTGCCGGACGCGCGCGAGCTGAAGCTCACCGCGGAGTCCGCGGCGGGCCGCCGCAACCGCATCATGACGGTGCTCGTGGAGCCCGTGACGGACGACTCCGGCGCCCACCCCGAGCCGGGTGCGGAGCAGGAGAAGCCGGGGGAGACAGGGTGA
- the ybeY gene encoding rRNA maturation RNase YbeY encodes MSIDVNNESGTEVDEQAILDIARYALARMRIHPLSELSVIVVDTDAMEQLHIQWMDLPGPTDVMSFPMDELRPPMKDDDEPPQGLLGDIVLCPEVATKQGKDAPTEHSMDEELQLLTVHGVLHLLGYDHEEPDEKAEMFGLQAAIVDGWRAERGLTGPSPAPTVS; translated from the coding sequence ATGTCGATCGACGTCAACAACGAGTCCGGAACCGAGGTCGACGAGCAGGCGATCCTCGACATCGCCCGCTACGCCCTCGCGCGGATGCGCATCCACCCGCTCTCCGAGCTCTCGGTGATCGTCGTGGACACCGACGCCATGGAGCAGCTGCACATCCAGTGGATGGACCTGCCGGGGCCCACGGACGTCATGTCCTTCCCCATGGACGAGCTGCGGCCGCCCATGAAGGACGACGACGAGCCCCCGCAGGGCCTCCTCGGCGACATCGTGCTCTGCCCCGAGGTCGCCACCAAGCAGGGCAAGGACGCCCCGACGGAGCACTCCATGGACGAGGAGCTCCAGCTCCTCACCGTCCACGGCGTCCTGCACCTGCTCGGGTACGACCACGAGGAGCCCGACGAGAAGGCCGAGATGTTCGGCCTGCAGGCCGCGATCGTCGACGGCTGGCGCGCCGAGAGGGGCCTGACCGGCCCGTCCCCGGCGCCCACGGTCTCGTAG
- a CDS encoding PhoH family protein: protein MTQTPTTHTDAQDRARAHFTVPANHPMVTVLGSGDALLRVIEKAFPAADIHVRGNEISAVGSAPEVALIQRLFDQMMLVLRTGQPMTEDAVERSIAMLRADENGNGAEETPAEVLTQNILSSRGRTIRPKTLNQKRYVDAIDKHTIVFGIGPAGTGKTYLAMAKAVQALQSKQVNRIILTRPAVEAGERLGFLPGTLYEKIDPYLRPLYDALHDMLDPDSIPRLMAAGTIEVAPLAYMRGRTLNDAFIILDEAQNTSAEQMKMFLTRLGFDSKIVITGDITQVDLPGGTKSGLREVQKILDGVEDIHFSRLTSHDVVRHKLVGRIVDAYEKHDSRDNGK, encoded by the coding sequence ATGACTCAGACACCCACGACTCACACCGACGCGCAGGACAGGGCCCGAGCCCACTTCACCGTCCCGGCGAACCACCCGATGGTCACGGTTCTCGGCTCCGGCGACGCCCTGCTGCGGGTGATCGAGAAGGCCTTCCCGGCGGCCGACATCCACGTCCGGGGCAATGAGATCAGCGCCGTGGGCAGCGCGCCCGAAGTCGCTCTGATCCAGCGCTTGTTCGACCAGATGATGCTGGTGCTCCGCACCGGTCAGCCGATGACGGAGGACGCAGTGGAACGCTCGATCGCCATGCTGAGGGCGGACGAGAACGGCAACGGCGCGGAGGAGACCCCCGCCGAGGTCCTCACGCAGAACATCCTCTCGTCCCGCGGCCGCACCATCCGCCCCAAGACCCTCAACCAGAAGCGGTACGTCGACGCGATCGACAAGCACACCATCGTCTTCGGGATCGGGCCAGCGGGCACCGGCAAGACCTACCTGGCCATGGCCAAGGCCGTGCAGGCCCTGCAGTCCAAGCAGGTCAACCGCATCATCCTGACGCGTCCCGCGGTCGAGGCGGGCGAGCGGCTCGGCTTCCTGCCGGGCACGCTGTACGAGAAGATCGACCCGTACCTGCGCCCGCTCTACGACGCGCTGCACGACATGCTCGACCCCGACTCCATCCCGCGCCTCATGGCCGCGGGCACCATCGAGGTCGCCCCCCTCGCGTACATGCGCGGCCGGACGCTGAACGACGCGTTCATCATCCTCGACGAGGCGCAGAACACCAGCGCCGAGCAGATGAAGATGTTCCTGACCCGCCTCGGCTTCGACTCGAAGATCGTCATCACCGGTGACATCACCCAGGTCGACCTGCCCGGCGGCACCAAGAGCGGCCTGCGCGAGGTGCAGAAGATCCTCGACGGCGTGGAGGACATCCACTTCTCGCGGCTCACGTCCCACGACGTGGTCCGGCACAAGCTGGTCGGCCGTATCGTCGATGCGTACGAGAAGCACGACAGCCGCGACAACGGGAAGTAG
- a CDS encoding carbohydrate kinase family protein has protein sequence MVVPVQPITVDPLKAARRAGDPDCDVYLTGTVFLDIIFTGLDSAPVRGTESWARGMGSSPGGVANMATALARLGLHTSLAAAFGDDHYGEYCWDALEQGEGIDLTPSRTVPGWHSPVTVSMAYEGERTMVSHGHEPPPDADAPDGGAPSCPPRARAAVASLTPGTRAPWIAQAARSGTRIFADVGWDDTGRWDLAGLADLEHCEAFLPNAEEAMRYTRTSCPREAARALTDHVPLAVVTLGAEGAYAVDGRTGETAEVPAIEVEALDPTGAGDVFVAGFVTGTLAEWPLADRLAFAGLTAALSVQEFGGSLSAPGWAEVGAWWRRVREFDDQDPLALRRYAFLQTLLPAAARPWPLRRAVPTIGFRSA, from the coding sequence ATGGTCGTACCCGTACAGCCCATCACCGTCGACCCGCTGAAAGCGGCCCGCAGAGCCGGGGACCCGGACTGCGACGTCTACCTCACCGGCACGGTCTTCCTCGACATCATCTTCACCGGCCTCGACTCCGCCCCCGTGCGCGGCACCGAGTCCTGGGCCCGCGGCATGGGGTCGAGCCCCGGCGGCGTCGCCAACATGGCGACCGCCCTCGCCCGCCTCGGCCTGCACACCTCGCTCGCCGCGGCCTTCGGGGACGACCACTACGGGGAGTACTGCTGGGACGCCCTCGAACAAGGGGAGGGCATCGACCTCACCCCGTCACGCACCGTCCCCGGCTGGCACTCCCCGGTGACCGTCTCCATGGCGTACGAGGGCGAACGCACCATGGTGAGCCACGGCCACGAGCCGCCCCCGGACGCCGACGCCCCCGACGGAGGCGCCCCGTCCTGCCCGCCACGCGCGCGTGCCGCCGTCGCCTCCCTCACCCCCGGCACCCGCGCCCCCTGGATCGCCCAGGCCGCCCGCAGCGGCACCCGCATCTTCGCCGACGTCGGCTGGGACGACACCGGCCGCTGGGACCTCGCGGGCCTCGCCGACCTGGAGCACTGCGAAGCGTTCCTGCCGAACGCGGAGGAGGCGATGCGCTACACCCGCACGTCCTGCCCCCGCGAGGCGGCCCGCGCCCTCACCGATCACGTACCGCTCGCCGTGGTGACGCTCGGCGCCGAGGGCGCGTACGCCGTGGACGGGCGGACCGGCGAGACGGCGGAGGTCCCGGCCATCGAGGTCGAGGCGCTCGACCCCACCGGCGCCGGAGACGTCTTCGTCGCCGGGTTCGTCACCGGCACCCTCGCCGAGTGGCCCCTCGCGGACCGCCTCGCCTTCGCGGGCCTCACCGCGGCCCTCTCCGTCCAGGAGTTCGGCGGCTCCCTGTCGGCGCCCGGCTGGGCGGAAGTGGGCGCGTGGTGGCGCCGGGTCCGCGAATTCGACGACCAGGACCCTCTGGCCCTGCGCCGCTACGCCTTCCTCCAGACCCTGCTGCCCGCAGCGGCCCGCCCGTGGCCGCTGCGCAGGGCGGTGCCGACGATCGGGTTCCGGTCGGCATAG